In Arachis stenosperma cultivar V10309 chromosome 1, arast.V10309.gnm1.PFL2, whole genome shotgun sequence, one DNA window encodes the following:
- the LOC130970021 gene encoding cadmium-induced protein AS8 isoform X1 — protein MLWLPKTLWKYKLQMIIKGLFRRYKRWNPVHPTYGAFWGMGVGVGCGVGWGPGFGPEVIGYVGSGCGIGFNVGFTLAGFGIGLPANFIFEAPYNVIMATRNSALEVARSKGFNAQCNGWTINLSCVFDLQREASDKLRHFRERRLSVKGFDFLSMKNDLSLLATSACNSMRTFHDQLSSRRGKD, from the exons ATGCTATGGCTACCTAAGACACTTTGGAAATATAAG CTCCAAATGATTATCAAAGGATTGTTTAGAAGATATAAGAGATGGAACCCTGTTCATCCAACTTATGGTGCCTTTTGGGGAATGGGAGTGGGTGTTGGTTGTGGAGTCGGATGGGGTCCGGGGTTCGGCCCTGAAGTGATAGGCTATGTTGGATCTGGTTGTGGCATTGGATTCAATGTAGGCTTCACTCTCGCTGGCTTTGGTATTGGCCTTCCTGCAAACTTTATCTTTGAAGCTCCTTATAATG TTATCATGGCAACAAGAAATTCAGCGTTAGAGGTAGCACGATCTAAGGGTTTTAATGCACAATGCAATGGCTGGACTATAAACTTATCTTGTGTCTTTGACCTGCAAAGGGAAGCTAGTGACAAATTACGTCACTTTAGGGAAAGGCGTTTATCAGTCAAGGGATTTgatttcttgagcatgaaaaaTGACTTATCATTGCTTGCTACATCTGCCTGTAACAGTATGCGCACATTCCATGACCAGCTTTCTTCTCGTAGGG GCAAAGATTGA
- the LOC130970021 gene encoding cadmium-induced protein AS8 isoform X2: MTQEAFLQMIIKGLFRRYKRWNPVHPTYGAFWGMGVGVGCGVGWGPGFGPEVIGYVGSGCGIGFNVGFTLAGFGIGLPANFIFEAPYNVIMATRNSALEVARSKGFNAQCNGWTINLSCVFDLQREASDKLRHFRERRLSVKGFDFLSMKNDLSLLATSACNSMRTFHDQLSSRRGKD; this comes from the exons ATGACCCAAGAGGCTTTC CTCCAAATGATTATCAAAGGATTGTTTAGAAGATATAAGAGATGGAACCCTGTTCATCCAACTTATGGTGCCTTTTGGGGAATGGGAGTGGGTGTTGGTTGTGGAGTCGGATGGGGTCCGGGGTTCGGCCCTGAAGTGATAGGCTATGTTGGATCTGGTTGTGGCATTGGATTCAATGTAGGCTTCACTCTCGCTGGCTTTGGTATTGGCCTTCCTGCAAACTTTATCTTTGAAGCTCCTTATAATG TTATCATGGCAACAAGAAATTCAGCGTTAGAGGTAGCACGATCTAAGGGTTTTAATGCACAATGCAATGGCTGGACTATAAACTTATCTTGTGTCTTTGACCTGCAAAGGGAAGCTAGTGACAAATTACGTCACTTTAGGGAAAGGCGTTTATCAGTCAAGGGATTTgatttcttgagcatgaaaaaTGACTTATCATTGCTTGCTACATCTGCCTGTAACAGTATGCGCACATTCCATGACCAGCTTTCTTCTCGTAGGG GCAAAGATTGA
- the LOC130945794 gene encoding mechanosensitive ion channel protein 10-like gives MDEKAKSSDHVAVIIDQHTNHPKPPSSSSVDNKPPKQHPLRVKTLNRLSFSKPKSRILEYNNYYPHHHLGRKLSSISQENNNDNNNEDVDEDEEEEEEWWDEEEEIEEEGEGERNKLQERRRRKKVRWRVVVEWVVFLSIATCLVCSLVITRIKKMHMVGLEIWKWCLMVMVTFSGRLVSGWVVGVTVFVIERNFMLREKVLYFIYGLRKSIRNCLWLGLVLLSYWSVVFDDVQKKNHKFLNKVFQALVAVLVGAIIWLVKIVLVKMLASSFHVATYFDRMKESVFHHYILDTLSGPPMEDAEEILQQHRLLTGGGSKSMPARSRLNKLKEKQQQERFGGSRRIDMEKLRELSMESTASAWSVKRLVNYVRSSGLSTISRTVDDFATAESEINSEWEARNCAQRIFNNVAKPAAKYIEEEDLMRFLKRVEIHTIFPLFEGALETGKISRSSFRNWVIRAYYERKALAQSLNDTKTAVQQLHKLASAIVSVIIIIVILLVMGVATLKIIFFCMTQIVLIGVAFQGTCKTVLEAIIFVFVMHPFDIGDRCVIDGVHMIVEEMNILSTVFLRYDNEKIYYPNAVLLNKPISNFYRSPEMWDSIDFTIDASTPMETIIALKKSIQIYIESKPKYWNPKHSVIAKEIQNVDKLKLCLCVQHTINHQNYGERSIRITELLLELKKIFEIHAVKYNLLPQEIHITQMSMENNNINNGRLVFQS, from the exons ATGGATGAGAAAGCTAAGTCCTCAGATCATGTTGCTGTCATCATTGACCAGCACACGAACCATCCGAAACCCCCTTCCTCTTCCTCCGTGGACAACAAGCCCCCCAAACAACACCCCTTGAGGGTCAAAACCCTTAACCGTCTCAGCTTCTCGAAGCCCAAATCCAGAATCCTCGAGTACAATAACTACTATCCCCACCACCATCTCGGCAGAAAGCTATCAAGCATTTCCCAGGAGAACAACAACGACAATAATAATGAGGACGTGGACGAAGacgaagaggaagaggaggagtgGTGGGACGAAGAAGAAGAGATCGAGGAGGAGGGTGAGGGAGAGAGGAATAAGTTGCaggagaggaggaggaggaagaaggtGAGGTGGAGGGTAGTGGTGGAGTGGGTGGTGTTCCTGAGCATAGCAACATGCTTGGTTTGTTCGCTGGTAATAACGCGGATAAAGAAGATGCACATGGTGGGTTTGGAGATATGGAAGTGGTGCTTGATGGTGATGGTGACATTCAGCGGGAGGTTGGTGTCGGGGTGGGTGGTGGGGGTGACGGTGTTCGTGATAGAGAGGAACTTCATGCTGAGAGAGAAGGTGCTGTACTTCATATACGGGCTGAGGAAGAGCATAAGGAACTGCCTGTGGCTAGGGCTGGTGCTTCTTTCATACTGGAGCGTGGTGTTCGACGACGTGCAGAAGAAGAACCACAAGTTCCTGAACAAGGTGTTTCAGGCACTGGTCGCAGTGCTGGTTGGGGCCATCATATGGCTCGTCAAGATTGTTCTCGTGAAGATGCTGGCATCCTCTTTTCACGTGGCCACCTACTTCGACAGGATGAAGGAGAGCGTCTTCCATCACTACATCCTCGACACTCTCTCAGGTCCCCCCATGGAGGACGCGGAGGAGATACTGCAGCAGCACCGCCTGCTCACGGGGGGCGGCTCAAAGTCGATGCCTGCCAGGAGTAGGTTGAATAAGCTAAAGGAGAAGCAGCAGCAGGAGAGGTTTGGGGGGTCCAGGAGGATTGACATGGAGAAGCTGAGGGAGCTGAGCATGGAGAGCACTGCCTCCGCCTGGAGCGTCAAGAGGCTCGTCAACTATGTTCGCTCCTCCGGCCTCTCCACCATCTCCAGGACCGTGGATGATTTTGCCACCGCCGAGTCTGAGATCAACAGTGAATGGGAAGCTAGAAACTGCGCTCAGCGGATTTTCAACAACGTCGCCAAACCTGCTGCCAA GTACATTGAAGAGGAGGATTTGATGAGATTTCTGAAGAGGGTTGAGATACATACTATATTCCCTCTCTTCGAAGGTGCCCTTGAAACAGGGAAGATCAGCAGATCATCATTTAGAAATTGGGTG ATTCGAGCATACTACGAACGAAAGGCACTAGCACAATCACTGAATGATACAAAAACAGCAGTGCAGCAGCTTCACAAACTAGCAAGCGCGATAGTGAGTGTGATAATAATCATTGTGATCCTTCTGGTGATGGGAGTGGCTACGCTCAAGATCATATTCTTCTGCATGACGCAAATCGTGTTGATTGGGGTTGCCTTCCAAGGTACCTGCAAGACCGTCTTGGAGGCCATCATCTTCGTCTTTGTCATGCATCCTTTCGACATTGGAGACCGCTGCGTCATTGACGGTGTTCAT ATGATCGTGGAAGAGATGAATATCTTGTCAACAGTGTTTCTTAGATACGACAACGAGAAAATATACTACCCTAATGCAGTTCTGCTGAATAAGCCAATCAGCAATTTCTACAGGAGTCCAGAGATGTGGGACTCAATTGATTTCACCATTGATGCTTCTACTCCCATGGAGACTATCATTGCACTCAAGAAATCAATACAAAT TTACATTGAGAGCAAGCCAAAGTATTGGAATCCAAAGCACAGTGTGATAGCAAAAGAAATACAGAATGTGGACAAGCTGAAGCTGTGCTTGTGTGTGCAACACACAATCAATCATCAGAACTATGGCGAAAGGAGCATTAGGATCACTGAGCTCCTCTTGGAACTCAAAAAGATCTTTGAGATCCATGCTGTCAAGTACAATCTCCTCCCTCAGGAGATCCACATTACCCAGATGAGCAtggaaaataataatattaataatggCAGACTTGTCTTTCAATCATGA
- the LOC130970013 gene encoding MOB kinase activator-like 1B, translating into MVFIGRRGFQKQHQANAIGQGRANNISRSLSLSLSLSPAMSLFGLGRNQRTFRPKKSAPSGSKGAQLRQHIDATLGSGNLREAVKLPPGEDLNEWLAVNTVDFFNQVNLLYGTLTEFCTPENCRTMSAGPKYEYRWADGVQIKKPIEVSAPKYVEYLMDWIEGQLDDESIFPQKLGAPFPPNFKDVVKTIFKRLFRVYAHIYHSHFQKIVSLKEEAHLNTCFKHFILFTCEFGLIDKKELAPLQELIESIVVPY; encoded by the exons ATGGTTTTTATTGGGAGGCGAGGATTCCAAAAGCAACATCAGGCGAACGCAATCGGTCAAGGAAGAGCAAACAACATCTCTCGGAGCCTGAGCCTGAGCCTGAGCCTGAGCCCAGCCATGAGCCTCTTTGGTCTCGGCAG AAACCAGAGAACATTCCGCCCCAAGAAAAGTGCACCTTCTGGGAGTAAG GGAGCACAGCTTAGACAGCACATTGATGCTACACTAGGTAGTGGAAATCTGAGGGAAGCAGTAAAGCTACCACCTGGGGAGGATTTAAATGAGTGGCTTGCTGTTAACA CTGTTGATTTCTTCAACCAGGTCAATCTTCTTTATGGCACCCTCACAGAGTTTTGCACTCCTGAGAATTGTCGAACAATGTCTGCTGGTCCCAA GTATGAGTATAGATGGGCAGATGGTGTACAAATCAAGAAACCTATTGAAGTTTCTGCTCCAAAATATGTAGAATATCTAATGGACTGGATTGAAGGACAGCTTGATGACGAGTCCATATTCCCCCAGAAGCTTg GTGCACCATTTCCTCCCAACTTCAAGGATGTTGTGAAGACAATATTCAAGCGACTGTTCCGAGTATATGCTCACATATACCATTCTCACTTTCAGAAAATTGTGAGCCTCAAGGAAGAGGCCCACCTAAACACTTGCTTCAAGCATTTTATACTGTTTACCTGT GAATTTGGTTTGATTGACAAGAAGGAGCTGGCTCCCCTTCAAGAGCTCATAGAATCTATTGTCGTACCATATTAG
- the LOC130970021 gene encoding cadmium-induced protein AS8 isoform X3, whose amino-acid sequence MIIKGLFRRYKRWNPVHPTYGAFWGMGVGVGCGVGWGPGFGPEVIGYVGSGCGIGFNVGFTLAGFGIGLPANFIFEAPYNVIMATRNSALEVARSKGFNAQCNGWTINLSCVFDLQREASDKLRHFRERRLSVKGFDFLSMKNDLSLLATSACNSMRTFHDQLSSRRGKD is encoded by the exons ATGATTATCAAAGGATTGTTTAGAAGATATAAGAGATGGAACCCTGTTCATCCAACTTATGGTGCCTTTTGGGGAATGGGAGTGGGTGTTGGTTGTGGAGTCGGATGGGGTCCGGGGTTCGGCCCTGAAGTGATAGGCTATGTTGGATCTGGTTGTGGCATTGGATTCAATGTAGGCTTCACTCTCGCTGGCTTTGGTATTGGCCTTCCTGCAAACTTTATCTTTGAAGCTCCTTATAATG TTATCATGGCAACAAGAAATTCAGCGTTAGAGGTAGCACGATCTAAGGGTTTTAATGCACAATGCAATGGCTGGACTATAAACTTATCTTGTGTCTTTGACCTGCAAAGGGAAGCTAGTGACAAATTACGTCACTTTAGGGAAAGGCGTTTATCAGTCAAGGGATTTgatttcttgagcatgaaaaaTGACTTATCATTGCTTGCTACATCTGCCTGTAACAGTATGCGCACATTCCATGACCAGCTTTCTTCTCGTAGGG GCAAAGATTGA